AACGTACCGTCGAGATTTGCGAGAAATATGAACGCCCCGTCGCATCTTGGGCCGAGGCCCGAGAGATCCTAGGATTGCGAAAGATCGTTTGATGGCGTTTGTCACGTTCAACGGGGTCACGCATCACTACCGCTTTCGCGCGGGGGTCGGCACGCCTATCGTGTTCCTCAATTCCCTTGGGACCGATTTCCGCATTTGGGAGGAGGTAATTAACCATCTGGACGGGCAACCCCCCATTTTATGCATGGACAAACGTGGGCACGGTTTAAGTGATGATGGCCCTATCACAATGGACGATCTCGTAGGCGACGTGGCTGCGTTGATGGATCATCTTGATGTGAAAGGCGCGCTGATTTGTGGTGTGTCGGTTGGGGGTTTGATCGCTCAGGGCCTCGCGACCGCGCGGCCTGATCTTATCTCTGCGCTTGTGTTGTGCTGCACGGGCTCAAGGATCGGCGATGCAGAGGGGTGGAATGCCCGTATTGAAACGACCCAAACCAGCGGCATCGCCTCTATGTCCGGACGCCATACTTGAACGCTGGTTTTCCATAAGCTTCCGTCAAGATCGTAAGGCCGATCTTTCAGGCTACCGCAACATGCTGACGCGGACCTCTGCCAAAGGCTGTGCTGGCGTCTGCGGAGCGATCCGTGACAGTGACTTTACCCTAGTGAATTCCAATATAGGCGTGCCCACCCTCTGCATCGCGGGGACTGATGACCTTGCCACGCCCCCTGAACTGGTCAAAGCGCTCGCCCAGACGATCCCGAACGCGCGGCATCAAGAGATTGACAACTGCGGCCACCTGCCTTGCATTGAAGCCCCCTGCACTTTGGCAGATGCCATCAAAAAGATGCGCAGGGAACTGACATAACCGGCAGTTCTTACCGCCCTTGGCTGGGCAGGCGTTTCTGCGATGAAAAGGCTGCGGAGCTTTTGGCAGCAGGCCGCCAAATCGGCCAAATGCTCGCATCTGATAGCGCATCTCGACCAACTTTTCAGTGCCTTCAAACCCTATCTCCGAAACAGCCACGTAAGACCGCCGCGCTGGTTCTCGTGGGCGATCCTAACGTATGTACCATTTTTTATTGGCGAGAGTTCCCCAAGCTAAACCGCAGCAACCAATCTGTCCCTTAGTATGCCGTGTAAAGTGCAAATCATCCACCAATATGTCCATTCCGCTTTCTCGCTATCGCTTCTAGCGTAGTCTGACGAGCCATTCGTTCGGGTGAGGAGGCCTGCACAATTGCTCGAGTTGTCGGGACGCATAGTCCCTGACACCATAGGGAGAGAGAAAATGATTAATATGAACCGCAGGCTTGCCCTGCGTCTTACAGGTGTTGCCGCAGCGCTGCTTATGGGCGCCGCACCTCTTGCCGTAACCGCCCAAGACCGCACATCTGTTACAATTGGTTATGCCGTTTCAAAAACCGGGCCGAATGCCGGTGGCGCGGGTATTACAACGATCCCGAACTACGAGCTTTGGGTCAATGAGGTGAACGAAGCTGGCGGGTTGGAATTACCCGACGGCACGCGCCTTCCGATTGATTTGATTGAATATGATGACCGTTCCTCTGCAGAAGAAGTCGTGCGTGCGACCGAGCGTATGGCCACGCAGGATGAAGTTGATTTTATGCTGCCGCCTTGGGGCACCGGCTTTAATCTTGCGGTCGCACCGCTTTATGACCGCTACGGATATCCGCAACTTGCCGTGTCGGCAGTAACAGACCGCGCGCCTGATTTCGTAAAACGCTGGGACAAAAGTTTCTGGCTGCTGGGCGGCGGACATGACTATGCCAATGCTTTGGCGGATGTGCTTGGGGCCGCGTCCGCGGACGGCACCATCAACA
This genomic stretch from Sulfitobacter sp. DSM 110093 harbors:
- a CDS encoding alpha/beta fold hydrolase; the protein is MAFVTFNGVTHHYRFRAGVGTPIVFLNSLGTDFRIWEEVINHLDGQPPILCMDKRGHGLSDDGPITMDDLVGDVAALMDHLDVKGALICGVSVGGLIAQGLATARPDLISALVLCCTGSRIGDAEGWNARIETTQTSGIASMSGRHT
- a CDS encoding alpha/beta fold hydrolase, with product MLTRTSAKGCAGVCGAIRDSDFTLVNSNIGVPTLCIAGTDDLATPPELVKALAQTIPNARHQEIDNCGHLPCIEAPCTLADAIKKMRRELT